In a genomic window of Bos mutus isolate GX-2022 chromosome 6, NWIPB_WYAK_1.1, whole genome shotgun sequence:
- the UBE2D3 gene encoding ubiquitin-conjugating enzyme E2 D3 isoform X1 translates to MALKRINKELSDLARDPPAQCSAGPVGDDKYFLFLVFHWQATIMGPNDSPYQGGVFFLTIHFPTDYPFKPPKVAFTTRIYHPNINSNGSICLDILRSQWSPALTISKVLLSICSLLCDPNPDDPLVPEIARIYKTDRDKYNRLAREWTEKYAML, encoded by the exons GAACTTAGTGATTTGGCCCGTGACCCTCCAGCACAATGTTCTGCAGGTCCAGTTGGGGATGATA agtattttctttttctagtgtTTCATTGGCAAGCCACAATTATGGGACCT aaTGACAGCCCATATCAAGGCGGTGTATTCTTTTTGACAATTCATTTTCCTACAGACTACCCCTTCAAACCACCTAAG gttGCATTTACAACAAGAATttatcatccaaatattaacagtAATGGCAGCATTTGTCTCGATATTCTAAGATCACAGTGGTCTCCTGCTTTAACTATTTCTAAAG TTCTTTTATCCATTTGTTCACTGCTATGTGATCCAAACCCAGATGACCCCCTAGTGCCAGAGATTGCACGGATCTATAAAACAGACAGAGATAA GTACAATAGGTTAGCAAGAGAGTGGACAGAGAAATACGCTATGTTGTAG
- the UBE2D3 gene encoding ubiquitin-conjugating enzyme E2 D3 isoform X3, which yields MALKRINKELSDLARDPPAQCSAGPVGDDMFHWQATIMGPNDSPYQGGVFFLTIHFPTDYPFKPPKVAFTTRIYHPNINSNGSICLDILRSQWSPALTISKVLLSICSLLCDPNPDDPLVPEIARIYKTDRDKYNRLAREWTEKYAML from the exons GAACTTAGTGATTTGGCCCGTGACCCTCCAGCACAATGTTCTGCAGGTCCAGTTGGGGATGATA tgtTTCATTGGCAAGCCACAATTATGGGACCT aaTGACAGCCCATATCAAGGCGGTGTATTCTTTTTGACAATTCATTTTCCTACAGACTACCCCTTCAAACCACCTAAG gttGCATTTACAACAAGAATttatcatccaaatattaacagtAATGGCAGCATTTGTCTCGATATTCTAAGATCACAGTGGTCTCCTGCTTTAACTATTTCTAAAG TTCTTTTATCCATTTGTTCACTGCTATGTGATCCAAACCCAGATGACCCCCTAGTGCCAGAGATTGCACGGATCTATAAAACAGACAGAGATAA GTACAATAGGTTAGCAAGAGAGTGGACAGAGAAATACGCTATGTTGTAG
- the UBE2D3 gene encoding ubiquitin-conjugating enzyme E2 D3 isoform X4, with the protein MALKRINKELSDLARDPPAQCSAGPVGDDMFHWQATIMGPNDSPYQGGVFFLTIHFPTDYPFKPPKVAFTTRIYHPNINSNGSICLDILRSQWSPALTISKVLLSICSLLCDPNPDDPLVPEIARIYKTDRDKYNRISREWTQKYAM; encoded by the exons GAACTTAGTGATTTGGCCCGTGACCCTCCAGCACAATGTTCTGCAGGTCCAGTTGGGGATGATA tgtTTCATTGGCAAGCCACAATTATGGGACCT aaTGACAGCCCATATCAAGGCGGTGTATTCTTTTTGACAATTCATTTTCCTACAGACTACCCCTTCAAACCACCTAAG gttGCATTTACAACAAGAATttatcatccaaatattaacagtAATGGCAGCATTTGTCTCGATATTCTAAGATCACAGTGGTCTCCTGCTTTAACTATTTCTAAAG TTCTTTTATCCATTTGTTCACTGCTATGTGATCCAAACCCAGATGACCCCCTAGTGCCAGAGATTGCACGGATCTATAAAACAGACAGAGATAA GTACAACAGAATATCTCGGGAATGGACTCAGAAGTATGCCATGTGA
- the UBE2D3 gene encoding ubiquitin-conjugating enzyme E2 D3 isoform X2 yields the protein MALKRINKELSDLARDPPAQCSAGPVGDDKYFLFLVFHWQATIMGPNDSPYQGGVFFLTIHFPTDYPFKPPKVAFTTRIYHPNINSNGSICLDILRSQWSPALTISKVLLSICSLLCDPNPDDPLVPEIARIYKTDRDKYNRISREWTQKYAM from the exons GAACTTAGTGATTTGGCCCGTGACCCTCCAGCACAATGTTCTGCAGGTCCAGTTGGGGATGATA agtattttctttttctagtgtTTCATTGGCAAGCCACAATTATGGGACCT aaTGACAGCCCATATCAAGGCGGTGTATTCTTTTTGACAATTCATTTTCCTACAGACTACCCCTTCAAACCACCTAAG gttGCATTTACAACAAGAATttatcatccaaatattaacagtAATGGCAGCATTTGTCTCGATATTCTAAGATCACAGTGGTCTCCTGCTTTAACTATTTCTAAAG TTCTTTTATCCATTTGTTCACTGCTATGTGATCCAAACCCAGATGACCCCCTAGTGCCAGAGATTGCACGGATCTATAAAACAGACAGAGATAA GTACAACAGAATATCTCGGGAATGGACTCAGAAGTATGCCATGTGA
- the UBE2D3 gene encoding ubiquitin-conjugating enzyme E2 D3 isoform X6, which translates to MINDSPYQGGVFFLTIHFPTDYPFKPPKVAFTTRIYHPNINSNGSICLDILRSQWSPALTISKVLLSICSLLCDPNPDDPLVPEIARIYKTDRDKYNRLAREWTEKYAML; encoded by the exons ATGATA aaTGACAGCCCATATCAAGGCGGTGTATTCTTTTTGACAATTCATTTTCCTACAGACTACCCCTTCAAACCACCTAAG gttGCATTTACAACAAGAATttatcatccaaatattaacagtAATGGCAGCATTTGTCTCGATATTCTAAGATCACAGTGGTCTCCTGCTTTAACTATTTCTAAAG TTCTTTTATCCATTTGTTCACTGCTATGTGATCCAAACCCAGATGACCCCCTAGTGCCAGAGATTGCACGGATCTATAAAACAGACAGAGATAA GTACAATAGGTTAGCAAGAGAGTGGACAGAGAAATACGCTATGTTGTAG
- the UBE2D3 gene encoding ubiquitin-conjugating enzyme E2 D3 isoform X5, with translation MALKRINKNDSPYQGGVFFLTIHFPTDYPFKPPKVAFTTRIYHPNINSNGSICLDILRSQWSPALTISKVLLSICSLLCDPNPDDPLVPEIARIYKTDRDKYNRLAREWTEKYAML, from the exons aaTGACAGCCCATATCAAGGCGGTGTATTCTTTTTGACAATTCATTTTCCTACAGACTACCCCTTCAAACCACCTAAG gttGCATTTACAACAAGAATttatcatccaaatattaacagtAATGGCAGCATTTGTCTCGATATTCTAAGATCACAGTGGTCTCCTGCTTTAACTATTTCTAAAG TTCTTTTATCCATTTGTTCACTGCTATGTGATCCAAACCCAGATGACCCCCTAGTGCCAGAGATTGCACGGATCTATAAAACAGACAGAGATAA GTACAATAGGTTAGCAAGAGAGTGGACAGAGAAATACGCTATGTTGTAG